The Gemmatimonadota bacterium genome has a segment encoding these proteins:
- a CDS encoding cobalamin B12-binding domain-containing protein — MAVADAPPLARPIRVLVAKPGLDGHDRGAKVVAAALRDAGMEVIYTGLHQTPEMIATAAVQEDADVVGLSILSGAHMTLFPRVRKLLEEMGRSDVLVTGGGIIPQEDMDELHSQGIGRLFGPGTPTGDLVTYIQEWARINVRP, encoded by the coding sequence ATGGCAGTTGCCGATGCGCCGCCGCTCGCTCGCCCCATTCGCGTGCTCGTGGCGAAACCAGGGCTCGATGGCCACGATCGTGGGGCAAAAGTGGTGGCGGCGGCGCTGCGTGACGCCGGGATGGAGGTCATCTATACCGGCTTGCATCAGACGCCGGAAATGATCGCGACGGCGGCGGTGCAGGAGGATGCGGACGTTGTGGGCCTGTCGATCCTTTCCGGGGCCCACATGACGCTCTTCCCGCGAGTCCGCAAGCTGCTCGAGGAGATGGGTCGTTCCGACGTCCTCGTCACCGGCGGCGGGATCATCCCGCAGGAAGACATGGACGAATTGCATTCACAGGGAATTGGCCGGCTCTTCGGCCCGGGGACACCAACCGGCGATCTGGTGACCTATATCCAGGAGTGGGCGCGCATCAACGTCCGCCCCTGA